From the genome of Candidatus Poribacteria bacterium:
GCTGAGAGACAACGCCTGAAAGCGGAAGCTTTTTAATTTATGGGTCCCTGGGCCGCTCTCCACTTCGTTGCGAGCGGGTTTTTGTTAAAATTCATGCTCGTCTCTAAAAAGGAATACAGGATACACTGAAAACCTGCCTGTAATGAAATGGAAAGCAGGGTAGAAACTTAATAATTGGAAAAACGAAACTGTAGCCTGCAACAACGGCGCAGGCAACTCTACGGAGAGGCACTTCATGTATCAAACCCACCTCACCGAACCGCAAGGAAAAATTAAAACAGGAAAAGCGGTGTGTCCGTATTGCGGAGTCGGTTGCGTCATCCGCGCAACCGTGCGTGATAACAAAATCACGAGAATTTCAGCGGACGACGACATCGCGCCGAACCACGGAATGCTCTGTCCAAAAGGTGCCCACCTCAAACAAGTCTTTCAACACCACGATGGCAGACTCGCGTATCCCATGATTCGTGATCGCCGGAATGAACCGCCACATCGGGTTTCGTGGGACGAAGCCATCGCCTTCACAGCAAATCGACTTCACGAAATCCAATTGGAACACGGCAAAGATTCTATCGGTCTCTACGGCTCCGGACAATTGGACACAGAGGCGTCCTACGTTTTCAATAAACTGTTCAAAGGCTTCCTCCGGACAAATAACGTAGACACGAACAGTCGGCTCTGTATGTCTTCGGCGGTAGTCGGTTACATGCAGTCGTTCGGTTCCGATGGACCCCCGACCTGTTACGACGATATTCAGCATGCCGATGTTTTTCTGATTATCGGCGCGAATATGGCGGTAAACCATCCCGTCCTCTTCCAGATGATTCGGAAACGGCGGGCAGTTGAACCGAATACCCGAATTATTACTGTAGATCCGAGACGCAGCAAGACAGCCGAATTTTCAGACATCCATGTGCCGCTCGCTCCCGGAAGCGATGTCGCCTTCCTCCAACTCATCGCCAAGCGCCTCCTCGCGATAGGACGGGTCAATCGACGGTTCGTCCGAAGGAGCACCGAAAACTTCAGCGCTTACGAAAACCATTTGGATAGCTTAGACGAAGACGCACTTCTCACTGCCTGCGATATTCACCCAGCACGTATTGATGAGATCGTCGAATACCTCTCTAAACCGAGCCGTTTGCTCAGTTTCTACTGCCAAGGCACCAATCAAAGCACAAGCGGTGTTGACAAAAATGTCGCTATCATCAACCTACACCTCCAGTTAGGTGAAGTCGGTATTAGAGGTGCCGGTCCGTTTTCACTCACAGGACAACCGAACGCGATGGGGGGTAGAGAGGTCGGCTATCTATCACACCAGCTGCCCGGCTACCGCGTCGTCACGAACGAGATGC
Proteins encoded in this window:
- a CDS encoding nitrate reductase, yielding MYQTHLTEPQGKIKTGKAVCPYCGVGCVIRATVRDNKITRISADDDIAPNHGMLCPKGAHLKQVFQHHDGRLAYPMIRDRRNEPPHRVSWDEAIAFTANRLHEIQLEHGKDSIGLYGSGQLDTEASYVFNKLFKGFLRTNNVDTNSRLCMSSAVVGYMQSFGSDGPPTCYDDIQHADVFLIIGANMAVNHPVLFQMIRKRRAVEPNTRIITVDPRRSKTAEFSDIHVPLAPGSDVAFLQLIAKRLLAIGRVNRRFVRRSTENFSAYENHLDSLDEDALLTACDIHPARIDEIVEYLSKPSRLLSFYCQGTNQSTSGVDKNVAIINLHLQLGEVGIRGAGPFSLTGQPNAMGGREVGYLSHQLPGYRVVTNEMHRAYLEGSWRVPPGSLDPNPGLTAVPMFEAAAEGKVRALWIACTNPAVSMPDTKVSQAGLRRADLVIVQDCYYPTETSEYADVILPAAQWGEKQGTMTNSERLVVRSEQFLTPPGEAKPDWWIFTQVAKAMGFKRNFDFYTPEEVWDEYRLLTAGTPCDQMGMTNERLAKTSLRWPCPYPRHPGTPRRYTRRKFLTESEKAQFHTPVYQPPDENTDEEFPLGLTTGRVESQWHTRTRTGKVPQLVRKDPDPFVEIHPDDAIENDVQDGEWVYLVGRRGRCYAKARVTETIRRGLLFTPFHWGDLFHPETNSNYVTNPAFDPVSKQPELKFCAVRIEPDNSEAGPPI